DNA from Brachyspira aalborgi:
CCAAAGGCTCGTTATAAACAAATTTTCCGCTGTCATCGACAATTAAAGAACCGTTAAGAACTATGGACTCGTTTTTATTATTTAAATAATTTTTATAGCGAATCATTCCCTCAAAAGGTCTGCCCGTAGATAAAATTATTTCTACTCCGTTATTCATTAAATATTCAAAAATTTCTTTGTTGTATTTGCTTATTTCACTTTCGTTATTTAATAAAGTGGCGTCCAAATCTGTGGCTATTAATTTTATATTTTTTAAATTATTCATAGCTATAAATTATAATATATATTATTTTAAAAACAAGCGATTTGATAAAGGTAATATAGATAATATTTTGACAAATTAAAATAAAATTTTTTAGTTATTTACAAAAAACATAATTTTACAATACTGAAATAAATCGTTAAAATAATTTTTTATAATTAATTACAATTTAACGCTTGCAATAAATTTCAAATATGTTATAATTTTTAGTGGAAAGTTCGTTCAATTGGTAGAGCAGCGGTCTTGAAAACCGCCGGGCTAACACCCATGTGGGTTCGAGTCCCACACTTTCCGAATTTATACGGGGCTTTAGCTCATCTGGATAGAGCGCTGGTTTCCTAAACCGGGTGGGCAGGTTCGAGTCCTGTAAGCCCCAATTATGTCTAAATTTAAAAAATATTTGAATTATGAGATATAAAAAATGACTATAAAAAATCATATTTCATACTTGCTTAATATTAATAAACTCAAAAAGATAAAGCTAATAGTTTCCGATATTGACGGAGTAATGACTGACGGAAGAATTATATTTGACGATAACGGAGTCGAGAGTAAATTTTTTAATACTTTAGACGGAATGGGAATAGTTATGGCGTTGAAATCCGACATAAAAATTGCTATAATATCGGGAGGAAAAGCTAATTGCGTGAGAGAAAGATTCGATAAATTTAAAGCGCATAATTTTGAAGATTTAATACTTGGAGAAGATTATAAAATGCCTTCAATTTTGACTTTAATTAAAAAATATAGTTTAAATAAAGAGGAATTGGCATATATAGGAGACGATATTATAGATTTAGCGCCTATTAAATATGCGGGAGTTTCATTTGTTCCTAAAAATGCAATTAAAGAAGCTAAAAAATTGGCTACTATAACGATAAATAAAAAAGGCGGCGATGGAGTCGTGAGAGAGGTTATAGATATGATTTTAAAAGCAAAGGGGCTTTATAATGAAGTTATTAAAGAAATTTGCAAGCTTTAATTTGATTATAATTTTTATTATTTTTTCTTGCACGAATTTTAACGAAATTGACAATAATAATATGAGTGAAGAATTTATTCCTCCGCCTGAAATGGAATTTTTCGGTTTTAGAAGAGAAAGCTATAATACAAATTTTAAGCAGATGGAATTATTTGCAACGAACGCTAAATTTTACGAAAAAAGAAAAATGATAGAGCTTTACGATATGCAAACTTATACTTATGAATCAAATAAAAAAGTTGCCGCAAGAGTATCGGGAGATTTTGTTAATGTAAATCAAGATAGTTTATTTATCGATATATTTACAAATGTTGTAGCAAAATCTTCTAATAATACGACTTTATACAGCAAGCATATTCAATGGGATAATCAAAATAAACTTTTTATGAGTCCCGGTCCCGTTAAAGTGGAGCAAGAAGACGGAAGTTGGTTAACGGGAAGTAGTATGATAGGCGATATGTCTATGGAAAATATAATTATATATAATGAAGTTGACGAAGGAAACGCTATAGGAGTGCCAATTGAAGAAGAACAATAAAATATTTATATTATTATTTATAATAGTTTCTTCGCTATTTTCTCAATCGGAAACGCGTTCGCCTTCAAGAAGAAGCGCCGATAAATTTACTTACGATAATAAAGGGCAAGTTTTTCAATATACGGGAAATTCAAAAATGGAAGATTCTTCGGCGATTATAACAAGCCATGTAATGACATTCTATAAAGAAACGGAAATTGCAACTTTTAGCGGGAATGTTAGACTTTATAGCAAAACTAACGGCTCTACAATAAATGCAGGATATGCAAGTTATGACGGAAAAACTAAATACGCTTATGCAAGAAACAAACCCATTTTAAGGTCTACTACAAATAATGTTACAATAAGAAGTTCTTATATGGAAAGAGATTTTAATACTCCGATGGCAAAAGCTATAAGCAATGTTCATTTAACTCATATAGATAAAGAAAACGACAAAAAAACGGATGGTTATGCGGATGAATTATCATATAATATGGACACTCAAGTATCTGTCTTAAAAGGAAATCCGAGATTATATCAAGGAAACGATAGAATAGAAGGCGAAATTTTAGAATATAATTCTAAAATTTCAGAAGCGAATGTTATGGGAAGAGGAAAAATATATATTCTTCAAACTAATAATTATGTCGAAGGAACAAAAACTAATAATGAAAGTCAATTTAGCAATTATAATATAGTAACCGCCGATAGAATAGTCGTTAATGATTATGCAGGAAAGGATGGACAAACAAGAACTTTATACGCTTATGGAAATGTTACGGCTTATTTTTACGAAGAGAATATGATTCTTAAAGGCGGATATGTTGAATATGAAATTGAAAACGAACATATGTATATGTATCAAGAGCCTTCAGTGAGAATACCAAATAGAGGAATCATAGCTTTTGGAGAATGGATAGAATATAAAAAAGACGGCGAGTCTAACCAATTCAAAGATATTATTTTTCATAACGATGTAGTGCTTGTCGATTATGACGAGAGTTTGTCGCTTGAAGGAGAATTATTGCATTTGGACCCAGACACTAAAATAGCCACAATCAGCGGAGAGCCTTGCGCTTATGTTGAAGATAGAAGTATAAAAATAATTTCTGTCACAATGCAAATGTTTAATGACGATGAAAAATTAAGAGCGAACGGCGATGTTTTTGTAGAAAGTAAAGATATGAATTCGAGGAGCGCTTGGGCTACTTATTTTGATAGAAGAAAATATTTAAGATTATGGGGCGAAACTCCTTATTTGAAACAAGGCGAGAGTATTGTTCGAGGAAGAGAAATAAAATATTATATTGAAACGGAAAAAATAGAGGCTTACGGAGTTAGCGGAGAGATACCCGAATAATATGCCGAAATCAATTTTTTTCATTTTTTCTATTTTATTTATAATATCATGTCAAAAAAGTATAAAACCTCTTAATAAAAATATTCAATATTCTATAAATATAATGTATGTTAAAGACGATAATTTGGCTTCTTTTGAGCTTATGGATTTTATGAATATTTTTAATAATAGAATGCCTTTTTTAACTTATAAAATTTTAGGTTATAAAATAAAATATAATTTGGCTTCAGGAAATAGTCCTCAAGGTTTTTATAAATCAAATAGAAATATATTGAATAAAAAAAAGAAATTATTTGAAGAAAAAAATCTATCGTTTGAAAATATTATATACTCCGATAAATATTGGAAAATAATCGGAAGAGAGATTGAAAATTATAATATAATAATAGTCAATATTCCTATAAACTCAAATGACAAACTTATAGACAGATTGGTTTTAGAAAATAAAAAAATTAATCCTACAAAATCTCTTGCTATTATCAGCCTTTATCCTTTGCTTTCAAACGAAAAAATAAAATATTTGGATAATAAAATTTTATTAAATATATTTGAATATTATATTCTTCAAACCGTAGCTATGATTTTTGCAAAATACGATATTCATGAACTTGAAAGACATTCTATAATGGCAGAAGTAAAAGATTTTGATTATTATAATTGGTATATAAATATAATTAATTTTAATTTAAGAGAACCTTATAAGAGTATAAAAAGATACGATTAGATTAATTTTTTAATTTTAGTTATTTTAATAAAAATATAACGATAATAAAATGCAAATTTGCTTTGACAAAACTTAATTTTATAGTAGAATAAAATAATTATGAGAATTGCATTTTTCGATTTGGACAAAACTATTATAAAAAAAGATTCTATAATTCCGTTTATGATTTTCTACTTAAAAAAAAATCCTAAAAGCATAATATATTATATAAGATTAATTCCTTATTTGATTTTATTCTTTTTAAAAATTATAGACAATAATAAAATAAAATATGAAATAGCGTCAATATTCAGAAATATAACTATAGAATTTGGAGAAAAAATAGGAAAAGAATTTGCAGATTCTATAATTACAAATTTATATTTCAAAGACGCTTTAGAAGAAATAAAAAAACTTAAAAGCAAAGGTTATACTCTTATTATGGTTACGGCGAGTTTTGAATTATATGCAAAATTTATAGCGAAAAATTTAGGTTTCAATAAATGTATGGGAACGGAACTTTGGACATTTAGAGGAAAGTTCACGGGTTATATGTATGGTAAAAATTGCTATGGAGCTGCAAAAAGATATAGATTATTTACCGAGCATATTTTTCCTAATCATAAATATAAAAATATAGCCTATAGCGATTCAATAAGCGATTTACCGCTTTTAAATTTTGCCGAAACTAAAATATGCGTTAATCCGAATAATAAATTTAGGAAATATATTTTAAATAATAACGAAGGTTTTTTAATTGTAAAATGGAGATAATAAATGAAAGATAATATTTTAGAAAATGAAATAAATATAACGGAAATTATAAAAGAAGTTGAAATTCAAAAAAAAGAAAATATTATTGATAAAATTAATAATTATTTGGATATTAATAATTTTGAATACGCGAAAAGATTGGCGGAAGAATTGATAAAAAAAGAACCGAAATATAAAGAAGCTTATTTGGTTTTGTCGGATATTTATTACGAGGAAGAAAATTATAAAGCCGTTATAGATATTTTAAATAAAGGATTAAATTATATAAACAACGATAAAGATTTGCTTGAAAATAAAATAGAAGCGCTTACGAGTCTTTATAAATACGAAGAGGCAAAAATAGTAATAAACAATTTAATAAAATTAGGAAATGCAAATTCTTCAATTTACGGACAATTTGGCGTTATTTTATCTATGGAAGGAAAATATAAAGAAGCTTTGGAGCAATATAAAAAAGCGATTTCTCTAAATTATAACGATATCGCTTCTATGATTAATATGTCAATAACTTATAAGGCAATGTATTTATATGACGATGCGATAAATATTTTAGAAAGAGCTTTAACGGTAAAAAAAGATAATAATATTTTAAGTAGAATAAACGATATAAAAATTATAAAAGAAAAATCAAATTTCTATGCGGGAAAATTGACTCCTATTCAAGCAAATCCCGATAGATTTAATTTGCTCGTTCCCGAAAATTTTAACGCTAAAATTGAAAACGGAATTTTAAAAATAGAAAATGAAAATAGTTCAATATCGATTATGATTAGTTATGAGAGTTTAAATTTAAAAAACGAAGAGATAAATAATATAATAAACGATTTTAAGAAAAAATGCGGAGAGATATATTCTATAGTTTCGCCTCTTTCTATAGAAAACAGAAAAGAATATAACGATACTTTTGCAAACATTATATTTACTTCAAAAATTAAAAATAATTATACTTTCAACGCTATGGCGATTGCGATTAAAAACAAAGAATCGATTATTTTAACTTTATCTTCGAGCGTTTATATAAGCGCTTATTTAATATCTTTTGCAAAAAATATTATTAACAGCCTTTATTTTAAGTAAAATGAAAGAAACAGAAATAATAAAAGAAATAAATAAAATCATTAAAAGTTTGAATAAGATTCCCGAACCTTTTTCCGTTGATGGAATAATTAAAATATTTGAAAATAATTCAAAAAAATTAATTAAAAATTTTTCTATTTATTTTAATAAAGAAAACGGAGAGACAATTTTATGGTATGTTTCAAATAATAAGTCCGATTTAAAAAACGGATGCGAATATAAATTAATTGCAAGAAATTATAATTTTGGTTTTATTATAATAGAAAGCGATATTGAAAAAGAATATTTATATTTATTAATCAATCATTTTGCTTTAATACTTTACAGCGAAAAATTATCTTTCTTAGCAAACAGAGATAAACTCACGGGAATTTATAATAGAGGATATGTTTTTAGATATTTATTGAATAAAGAAAAATCTAAAGAAATTTATTCTATAGCTATAATTGATTTGGATAAATTCAAACATTATAACGACAGCTACGGGCATAATGTCGGAGATTATATTTTAAAAACCGCCGTCAAAGTTATAAAAGACTCTTTAAAAAAATTATCTTATAAATCAATTTTCGCAAGATACGGAGGCGAAGAATTTATTATAGTTTTCGATATAAATAATAAAAAAGAACTTTTTAATTCTATGGAATTTATAAGAAATAAAATTAACGAAACAGATTTTTCAACAGAAGAATATTCTCTTAAAGCTACAGCGTCTTTGGGCGGAGCGATTAAAGAAGAAAATATTTCTTTAGATAATTTTATAGATAAAGCGGATAAATCTCTTTATAAAGCAAAGCAATCGGGCAGAAATAAATCAGTAATAGAAGATTAAAAAAGCCCTCTTATTCAATATTATGATTAATCATTGTGAAAAATTGAATAAGAGGGTGAGATTATTTATGAAAAATACTATTATATAAAACCTTAATTTTTTAATAAGGTAAAATATTTATTATAATTTTTTTGTTTTTTTAATTAATTCGTTGTAATAAATTTGACATATTTTGTTAAATATTGTATAATTTATTTATTAAAAATTAAGGTGGAGATTTTATATGTTTAGTTCTACACTACACTACACTACACTACACTACACTACACTACACGCCGCATTATAAATTTTTTCGGCGATTTTTTCATTGCAGAAAATTATTTATTAAAGAATTATCTAATTATTTTTCTATTAAGGAGTTTTCAAAATGATTAAACTCTTTGAAAAGCATGAAGACGAAAAATATATAATAATAAAAATTTTATTTATAAAAATTAGTGTTAGAAAGAAGAGTTCAAAATCTGATATTGATTTTATAGCGCAGTGGATTCCGATTAGAAGTTTAAGAGACTCTATCAAAAATATTTATTATGAAATTAATAGAAAGCTTGATAATAATACTAAATACTTTAATGCTAATATGCAATATTCATTTTATAATTTTAATAAGTATAAAGAAGAATTATTAAAACAAAAATCTAAAAATAGAGAAAAAATTAAAGTTATATTTTTAATACCTGAGAGCGCTAAATTTGGAATGGAATCAATTTACTATTCTATGCTTGAAAGCGAAATATTTGACCCTTATATTCTTGTAGTTCATCCGAGAGATAATTTTTTTGATGAAAATCAAACATATTTTAAAGAAGCTATTGAAAGTTACAATTTATTTAAAGAAAGAGGATATAGAACTTTATTCGCTTATAATATGGAAAATATGAAAGCTATAGATATTGAGAATTTTAAGCCCGATATAATATTTATTAATAATCCAAATATGTTTTCTCTTGGCGTATTTAAAAACATTAATATCAATTTAAAATATTTAACTTGTTATATAAATTATTCAATTAATGTAGCTAGTTTAGATGATTATCATTATAACAATTCAAGTATTAATACTTGTTATAAAATGTTTGCTGAAACTTATTATTGTTATAAGAAACATATGAATATTAATAACGGATTTAATACGGTTTTAACGGGATATCCAAAATTAGATAGTTATAAAAAAGATATAAAAGAATGCATTATTCCTAAAAAAATAGATAATGGCAATAAAATAGTTATTTATGCTCCTCATTGGACTATAGGCAAAACCGATACGCTTATTAGATTAGGAACTTTTAATTTATATCATAAATATTTTATGAAATTACTTAAAGAAAATCCTAATATAAATTTTGTTTTTAAGCCTCATCCAAGTTTAAGAGATAGAATTATTGATTATAAAATTATGGATATAGAATATTATGAAAATTATATAAAAGAATGGAATAATTCAAATAACGGAATATATATTTCGGATGGAGAATATATTGATTTGTTTAGAAAAAGTTCTTGCCTAATTACCGATAGCGGTTCTTTTATAGCCGAATATTTACCGAGCGAAAATCCATGCATTTATCTTATTAATCCCGAAAAGGAAAATTTGATTGAAAATACATTTAACGATTTTGCAAAGCCAATAGTAAATAGTTATTATCTTTGTTATAACGAAGAAGATATAAATAAATATTTTAACGAAATAATTATAAAAGAAAACGACTATATGAAAGATAAAAGGCTTAATTTAATAAAAGACAGTTTTATTAATATAGGTTCTGCGGGAAAAATAATAACGGAATATTTAAGCGATATATTTGTAAATAAATAAAAGGAGAATTTTATGATAGATAAAAAAGAAGCTATGAGTTTATATTTGGCGTTTAGATATATACCTAAAAAAGATTACGGTTTTAATGATTTATTGATACCAAAATATCCTGATTTAAGAAAAGAATCTTTATATCCAGTAAAAAACGCAAAAGATATAGATAGATTTTTAAAAGAATATTTAAGTAAAGAAATAGATAAAAATACAGGCATATTATTAAGCGGTGGAATAGATTCGGCAATTTTAGCTTCATATTTACCAAAAGGAACTAAAGCTTATACGATATATTTCAGCGCAGAAAATGCAATAAACGAGAGTATAAAAGCTAAAGAATATTGTAAAGTTTATGATTTAGAGCATAAAACAGTAAATGTATATTGGGAAGATTATTTGCAATTTGCCCCTAAACTTATGGAACACAAGAAAGCGCCTTTGCATGCAATAGAAGTTGCCTTATATAAAGCTGGTATAGAAGCTAAAAAAGATAATATAAATAAATTAATAGTTGGAAATGGAGCGGATTCAAATTTTGGAGGTATGGATAAATTGCTTTCAAAAGATTGGCTATTTTATAAATTTGTTAATAGATATACTTTTGTAATGCCTAACGATGTTCTTAAAGAATATTCAAATATAGATTATATATATGAGCCTTTTAGACAAGGAGAATATATAGATTATTTAAGCTTTTTAAATAAGGTTCACGGCGTTGGTATAATTCAAGCTTTTGAAAATGCTTTTTCATTAGCGGGAATAGAAGCTATAGAACCTTATGAAAATATGTATTTAAATGATAAATTAGATTTAGATAAAATACGAAATGGGAACAGTAAATATTTAATTAGAGAATTATTTAAAGAAAGATACCCTAATTTTAATGTAGCCGAAAAAATACCGTTTAGAAGACCTATGGAAAAATGGCTTTCGGATTATAACGGAAATAATATAAGAGAAGAATTTATAAGTAAAAATATAAGTTCTTTATCTGGCGACCAAAAATGGCTTGTATATTGTTTAGAATGGTTTATGAATATAAATAATTTATAAAATTTAAGGAATTAAAATGAAAGTTTCTATAGCGAAATCAAAATCTTATGATATGAAAGATATTAATAAATCTTTAGATAGCTTATTTGAAGATTTAAATATGGATAAAGAAAAACCTTTTAAAGATTTAATAAAACCTAATGATTGCGTATTTATTAAACCTAATTGGGTAGCTTCAAAGTGGCGAGAATCCTGCGGACATAAAGACGATATATACTGCGTTATTACTCACCATAATTTGATAGAAGCGGTATGCGATAGAGTTGTAAAATCTTTGGATGGAAAAGGAAAAATATATATAGGAGATAATCCTTCGATAGACGCTAATTTTAACGAATTAATGGAATTAACCAATATAAAACGACTTGAGATTAAATATAAAGGTTTAGTGGAAATATTGGATTTAAGACCATTATTTTGTGACGATTTAAAAAATTATGGAAAAAAAGATTTAATGAAAAAACAAACGGGCGACCCTAACGGGGGAACTACTATAAATTTACAAAAACAATCTCTTTTTTATGGAATGGACCCGACATTATTTAGAGGAGTATTTGACGAGAGAGAAGAAACGATAAAATCTCATAGCGGAGATAATCAATTATATACTTTTTCATCAAGTATTTATAATTCTAACCTTTATATATCTATACCAAAACTAAAAACTCATCATAAAACGGGCGTTACTTTAAACTTGAAGGGATTAGTAGGTTCAATAATAAATAAAAATCAGCTTGTGCATTGGAAAGTCGGATATCCAAATATAGGCGGTGACGAATATCCTAATAAAGAAATTTATGAAAAAATGCAAAAAGAAAAAATTCAAGAGCGCGGGGCGTGGCCAGGGAACGATACTATATGGCGTATGGTATGCGATTTATATCAAGCTTTTTTAAATAGAAAAGGAAAAAATTTTACTATTATAGACGGAATTATGGGAGGAGAAGGGCAAGGACCTTTTTGTCCCAATTCCGTAAACTCTAAAACTTTATTGGCAAGCGAAGATTTATTATTAGCGGATATAGTCGCCACAAGATATATGGGGATTAATCCGTATGGCATAAGCTATCTAAATTATTTTATAAAAAAATATTCTATAAATATTGAAGATATAGAAGTCTTTATAAATAATAAAAAGAATGAAAATTTTTTTAATAACCATGATAAATACCTTGATTTTGAAGTAAAAGAACTATGGGAAAAAATAAAAATATTTAATTAATTTAAGGATTTATATAATGATATTAGGCTATACTTCGGGAGTTTACGATTTATTTCATATAGGGCATTTAAATTT
Protein-coding regions in this window:
- a CDS encoding LptA/OstA family protein → MKKNNKIFILLFIIVSSLFSQSETRSPSRRSADKFTYDNKGQVFQYTGNSKMEDSSAIITSHVMTFYKETEIATFSGNVRLYSKTNGSTINAGYASYDGKTKYAYARNKPILRSTTNNVTIRSSYMERDFNTPMAKAISNVHLTHIDKENDKKTDGYADELSYNMDTQVSVLKGNPRLYQGNDRIEGEILEYNSKISEANVMGRGKIYILQTNNYVEGTKTNNESQFSNYNIVTADRIVVNDYAGKDGQTRTLYAYGNVTAYFYEENMILKGGYVEYEIENEHMYMYQEPSVRIPNRGIIAFGEWIEYKKDGESNQFKDIIFHNDVVLVDYDESLSLEGELLHLDPDTKIATISGEPCAYVEDRSIKIISVTMQMFNDDEKLRANGDVFVESKDMNSRSAWATYFDRRKYLRLWGETPYLKQGESIVRGREIKYYIETEKIEAYGVSGEIPE
- a CDS encoding asparagine synthase-related protein, with amino-acid sequence MIDKKEAMSLYLAFRYIPKKDYGFNDLLIPKYPDLRKESLYPVKNAKDIDRFLKEYLSKEIDKNTGILLSGGIDSAILASYLPKGTKAYTIYFSAENAINESIKAKEYCKVYDLEHKTVNVYWEDYLQFAPKLMEHKKAPLHAIEVALYKAGIEAKKDNINKLIVGNGADSNFGGMDKLLSKDWLFYKFVNRYTFVMPNDVLKEYSNIDYIYEPFRQGEYIDYLSFLNKVHGVGIIQAFENAFSLAGIEAIEPYENMYLNDKLDLDKIRNGNSKYLIRELFKERYPNFNVAEKIPFRRPMEKWLSDYNGNNIREEFISKNISSLSGDQKWLVYCLEWFMNINNL
- a CDS encoding tetratricopeptide repeat protein, producing the protein MKDNILENEINITEIIKEVEIQKKENIIDKINNYLDINNFEYAKRLAEELIKKEPKYKEAYLVLSDIYYEEENYKAVIDILNKGLNYINNDKDLLENKIEALTSLYKYEEAKIVINNLIKLGNANSSIYGQFGVILSMEGKYKEALEQYKKAISLNYNDIASMINMSITYKAMYLYDDAINILERALTVKKDNNILSRINDIKIIKEKSNFYAGKLTPIQANPDRFNLLVPENFNAKIENGILKIENENSSISIMISYESLNLKNEEINNIINDFKKKCGEIYSIVSPLSIENRKEYNDTFANIIFTSKIKNNYTFNAMAIAIKNKESIILTLSSSVYISAYLISFAKNIINSLYFK
- a CDS encoding KdsC family phosphatase codes for the protein MTIKNHISYLLNINKLKKIKLIVSDIDGVMTDGRIIFDDNGVESKFFNTLDGMGIVMALKSDIKIAIISGGKANCVRERFDKFKAHNFEDLILGEDYKMPSILTLIKKYSLNKEELAYIGDDIIDLAPIKYAGVSFVPKNAIKEAKKLATITINKKGGDGVVREVIDMILKAKGLYNEVIKEICKL
- a CDS encoding GGDEF domain-containing protein is translated as MKETEIIKEINKIIKSLNKIPEPFSVDGIIKIFENNSKKLIKNFSIYFNKENGETILWYVSNNKSDLKNGCEYKLIARNYNFGFIIIESDIEKEYLYLLINHFALILYSEKLSFLANRDKLTGIYNRGYVFRYLLNKEKSKEIYSIAIIDLDKFKHYNDSYGHNVGDYILKTAVKVIKDSLKKLSYKSIFARYGGEEFIIVFDINNKKELFNSMEFIRNKINETDFSTEEYSLKATASLGGAIKEENISLDNFIDKADKSLYKAKQSGRNKSVIED
- a CDS encoding HAD family hydrolase, giving the protein MMRIAFFDLDKTIIKKDSIIPFMIFYLKKNPKSIIYYIRLIPYLILFFLKIIDNNKIKYEIASIFRNITIEFGEKIGKEFADSIITNLYFKDALEEIKKLKSKGYTLIMVTASFELYAKFIAKNLGFNKCMGTELWTFRGKFTGYMYGKNCYGAAKRYRLFTEHIFPNHKYKNIAYSDSISDLPLLNFAETKICVNPNNKFRKYILNNNEGFLIVKWR
- a CDS encoding DUF362 domain-containing protein, producing the protein MKVSIAKSKSYDMKDINKSLDSLFEDLNMDKEKPFKDLIKPNDCVFIKPNWVASKWRESCGHKDDIYCVITHHNLIEAVCDRVVKSLDGKGKIYIGDNPSIDANFNELMELTNIKRLEIKYKGLVEILDLRPLFCDDLKNYGKKDLMKKQTGDPNGGTTINLQKQSLFYGMDPTLFRGVFDEREETIKSHSGDNQLYTFSSSIYNSNLYISIPKLKTHHKTGVTLNLKGLVGSIINKNQLVHWKVGYPNIGGDEYPNKEIYEKMQKEKIQERGAWPGNDTIWRMVCDLYQAFLNRKGKNFTIIDGIMGGEGQGPFCPNSVNSKTLLASEDLLLADIVATRYMGINPYGISYLNYFIKKYSINIEDIEVFINNKKNENFFNNHDKYLDFEVKELWEKIKIFN
- the lptC gene encoding LPS export ABC transporter periplasmic protein LptC; the encoded protein is MKLLKKFASFNLIIIFIIFSCTNFNEIDNNNMSEEFIPPPEMEFFGFRRESYNTNFKQMELFATNAKFYEKRKMIELYDMQTYTYESNKKVAARVSGDFVNVNQDSLFIDIFTNVVAKSSNNTTLYSKHIQWDNQNKLFMSPGPVKVEQEDGSWLTGSSMIGDMSMENIIIYNEVDEGNAIGVPIEEEQ